The genomic stretch CCCGCTGCTCCTCGTGCCCCTCGTGGCCCTCGGCCAGGGGGACACCCGTATCGCCTTCCTGGGACGCCAGCTCCAGCAGGGCAAGGACCCCCGCTCGCGCTCCCAGGCGGCGCTGGTGCTCGGCGCCACGGAGGACCCGGAGGCCGTGGCTCCGCTCTGCGGCGCGCTGAAGGACCCCAGCGAGCTGGTGCGCGCCGCGGTCGCCAAGTCGCTGGCGAAGCTGCAGGAGGCCGCCGCGCTGCCGTGCCTGGAGGCGCACAAGGCGGACGCGGACGCCACCGTCCAGGCGGCGGTGCAGGAGGCGGTGGGCGCGCTCAAGGCCTACCAGTCCCGGCCCCCGCGCTTCTACATCGTCCTGGACGCGCTGAAGGACGGCACGCGCTCGCTGCCCGCGGAGCTGGTGAAGGCCACCGAGGCGCGGCTGCGCTCGAGGCTCGTGCGCCGGGGGGCGATGCTCGCGCCGGCCAAGGAGTCCAAGGCCGCGGCGAAGGGGACGTTGAAGAAGCTGGGGGTCCACGGCTATCGCATCACCGCGGAGGTCCATGCCCTGGAGGGCGGCGGGCTGCGGGTGGCCATCGTCTGCATGAGCTACCCGGAGCAGTCGCTGCTGGGGCAGGTGGACGTGAAGGCCGCGGGCGCGCAGCCCGCGGACCTCCTCAAGGCCCTGGTGCCCAAGGCCGTCGAGGAGGCGGCGGAAACCTTCGAGTGGAGCAACGAGACATGACGACGACCACGGCGCACGCGGCGCCCCCCAAGCGGCGGTGGCGCAACTTCCTGCTGGATACGAGCTTCCAGCTCAAGCTGACCGCGTACATCGTCGGGGTGACGGTGGTGCTGTCGGCGCTGCTGGGCGTGTTCCTGATGCGCTCGGCGCAGGCGCTGATGCGCGAGACGGCGACGGCGGTGGAGGCGCGCTCGCGCGCCGCGGAGGTGAGCCGGGAGCTGTCCGGCGCCACGCTGTCCAACGAGCTGCTGGCCCGGATGGACGACCCCGCCTTCGAGGCCACCTTCCGCGAGAAGGCCCGCACCATCGACGCCACCTACGACGCCGAGCGCGCCGCCATCGTCGCGCAGCGCGCGGAGCTGGAGTGGCGCCAGCGCGTCACCTGGTGGGTGCTGGGCATCGGCCTGGCGGGCTTCATCGCGGTGGTCGCGCTGGGCACCATCGTGGTGACGCACCGGGTGGCCGGCCCCCTGCTGCGCATCCGCC from Myxococcus stipitatus encodes the following:
- a CDS encoding HEAT repeat domain-containing protein; this encodes MRLPPILVPLLLVPLVALGQGDTRIAFLGRQLQQGKDPRSRSQAALVLGATEDPEAVAPLCGALKDPSELVRAAVAKSLAKLQEAAALPCLEAHKADADATVQAAVQEAVGALKAYQSRPPRFYIVLDALKDGTRSLPAELVKATEARLRSRLVRRGAMLAPAKESKAAAKGTLKKLGVHGYRITAEVHALEGGGLRVAIVCMSYPEQSLLGQVDVKAAGAQPADLLKALVPKAVEEAAETFEWSNET
- a CDS encoding signal protein: MTTTTAHAAPPKRRWRNFLLDTSFQLKLTAYIVGVTVVLSALLGVFLMRSAQALMRETATAVEARSRAAEVSRELSGATLSNELLARMDDPAFEATFREKARTIDATYDAERAAIVAQRAELEWRQRVTWWVLGIGLAGFIAVVALGTIVVTHRVAGPLLRIRRMVGDVQAGKLTPPPYGLRDGDELRDLFDATRAMMQGLREQGEDDARVLARALESAERAGLSGESLAELRALEARFRARLGA